The genomic stretch TTAATATATCTGATATTCCTAAACCAATACTATAGCAGAttgtatgttttttcttcttctttacagCCTGAAAGCATTTAGTTTTAACCAGTAAAATTTCCAGCTTGGTTTGTGGAAAAGCAGACTGTGACTTCCTGAAACAAACCTCACACAACAgatttgctttcattttaacATGGGTTTCAATTTCACAGATGAATTAAACATGCACCAAACACATCctgctttatttttcattcacagCCGTACATGAAGTGAAATCTTCAACGATGCATTCAGACTTACATTGTCTACAGCCTTTTAATCTTATTAAAACTCTACACCATTCAAAATTTCACTAAAGTGTGCAAAGTGTTGAATGCAAAGTTAGGGTTTATAATGTAGACTGTAAAATGAGAGCTTAAAGTGTATAGTTAGATAAAGGTGTAGAACGTGTCAAACCTGGAGCGTAACACTTACAGTAATTACACTGATGTATAGCTAAATCTCTACATGTTCTCCCTCACATCTCACATCGCACGTTTACTAAGATGCATTGTGATTTCAGATGACCACATTTCGGCCATGCTGCAGGTGTGATGATCTGATGTGTCATAGCATGTTCAGACATATATTGTGGAGCATAAACACAACTGTTAAGTGTCTCTGTGGTGATGAAGCTGGTGTTATCAGTGTAACATTGTGTTCATGATAGTGATGTAAAGAAACCCAGTTTGCCATGACAGTGCTAGAACACTCCAGTAAAATCTTTCACACAGCTgtagacagacgcacacacaaacacacagagagacacgcagaaagacacacatacacgcacgcacagagacaTGCCCGAATGCAcagagacacgcagacacacgcacgagcacgcagacacacgcacgggCAGATACGGACTGAAAGCAGTAATATGTTCCCCACTAAACAGTTTGGAGATTGGTttgaagtttatttaaaaacattaaaaaaaacagctgtgtAATGTGCAGTGTACAAATTAGAGTGTGTGCACGTGAgagtctgtatgaacatgtgtAACTGAATTGAGGAAACAGTAAGAGGAAGAAGAGTTgccataattattataaaccataattaaaaatatatatactgttctGCATTGAAAACACACTTGTCCCATTACACACACTTAGTGTGTATCACTCTGATTTCGAATTGTCCAAGTTGACGCCACGTAACTCTgtcaaagtgtgtgtgctgctggaGTTCTGTTGATTTATCAACATCTGAAACACACAAGAGTATAATAAgagtattttatataaaatccaacacacaaaccatttgtttctatttttatctccacacacacaaacttagaGCATCATAAGACTTTATTACCGAATGCAGTGGAACAGCAGAGACTGGAATCTGAACCGTTCCGTTAGGAGATGTGAGGAACATCTGAGGAACTGAAAACATACACCCAGAAACTGAAATGCATATACACAAACTACTGGTCATATGAATCATATTATACACAAAGCAGAGTGTGTCTTTGTAAGAGTGTAATGACTCACGATTATCATGTGTGAGTGGGTGATCCGTTAATGTAGAGGCCGAGTTAGCATACACCACTGCGCTCGGGCAGATAACATGTCCCGCTATtgaggaggtcatcactgcagagTGACTTCCTGCATGAGAGGAAATGGAAAAGACGTCTGTATCACACTGTTGTGTGTTCCCAAGCTAATTTGCGGTGTTATGCTAACAAATCACTGATTTGTGCAAACACAATCATGGACTCATGTCACTGCTTCATTAAAGTAATCAGGACAGAGAAATGGAGCAAATGGGTGGGGATGGAGGATGCACAGAGAGAAATAGTGTTATTACCAGCTGCGCTGTTAAAATTCTGCACTTCACTGCTCTCAGTCGATTGAGACACTGCTgtacctgagagagagagagaacaaacacaCTAGTGAGCAGCAAAGTTATAAAACAGTATCATCCATTATCAAACATATTAATCATTCCAACGCCATAAATTACTGGCAACAGACATAAGAATTCTCTTATGTAACATTTGGCAAACCCAAAACTCATGCAATGACGTACACTACACAGCTATTTTAAGAACACTTCtgctcaataaaaaaaaaagtagattaCACTAAACTCGGCATAACATTCAAAGAAAGTAATCATTTGTTTGAAAATTGTGTTAATGAAAGACTTTGGCTGTGACcagctgtatatatacacatcaaacacacacacaccaggcaaGAGCGTGAATCCAGCGGGGAGCTGCACTACTCCAGTTGCAGAGGTAGACGTCTTCACCAACGTACCGTTGGACACTGACCAACAGGTGGCAGTAGGAAGCAGCGTTCCGCTGCTCTCTGACTGAGCAGAGGAAGTGGAGGGTGTCTCTACACTGCTGCTCATTACAGTTCCTGCAGACTTGTTAACTTCCtgaaaaatcaaaaacacaagAACCTTGGTTATTTAAACTCAGTAAGCACGgcacacaattttttaacactttacaatacagaaaaatatactAACCAACAGGAACACTGTCAATAACCATAGTTAATATGCTTCAAGTAACTGgaatatttttgtcatttagaGAATCTGATTTGAACAGAAATTAAAAgcttgtggacacctgaacataAAACTTGTGTGCTTTTTGGTCATTCCATGGCAGATTTAGTCATTTATTCGGCCCTGACTTTACTGTAAAAACCACCACTCTTGTGGGAtctgttcattcagccacaatgGCAATAGTTGTGGTGGCCTGGGGTTCAGTTCGTGTTTTAGATCATCCCAAAGGGGGGGCTGAGGTCTGgactctgtgcaggacactagAATTCCTCCGATCCAAACTTGGCAAACCATAACTTAATGAGGTTTGTGCACAGGGACTGAAACAAGTTTGAaccccttagttccagtgaagggaaagtgtaatgctacagcatgcaAACACATACTAGACTATTGTTAGTTTCCATCTTTTTGGCAAAAAATGATAGAAGACCCACATACAAGCATGTTGTTCATTTGTCCACAAAATTTTtatagtgtatattattattGACAGGGACCTTCTCCTCTATGCTGCCATCGCTCTCTGTGACCTGATATGTGAGGTCGGTCTCTTCAAAGCCCGTAGCACTCATCCTCTGATCAGCAGCTGAATCGGAGCGTGGAGAGTCAGGTGAATTTAAACAGGTTTGGATCAGTGCCTTGCCTGTCTCACTCGTGATCATTGGCTGCAGCTTCCGTGTTGCAAATGTATACACGTGACCTGTCTCACTGGCCACCAACAGCAGCACCTGAGTCCCAGTGAGGGTGGAAAGCTCAtatgcctacacacacacacacaggtttggaTAAATACCAAATGCATAAAAACACTGTGATCAATACTGACAGTTAGCATTGGTATGATTCAGAGAGCATAACAGGTGTGGTGAAGAGTTAGAGGTGCAAAAGGATTAAAAAGGCTTAGAAgacatttgacattttatgcTCTGTTCGAACTGCACTATAAGTGACCGCTCAAAGGTCAGAATGACATCATAAGCCCCATCTACATTGGCTCATGGGTAATATCCTAATTTACAGGGGCTTCtctgcattgttttgtttttttcaatcaCGATCCACCTGTctgacagttttgttttttttcatactCTTGAAAAAACAATTATAGATGTAATTACAAATTGTTCTTCACCACACTCTTAGACCCTTCTCCAGatattaaacatgaaaaaaaaacatcaaataaaccattttattaaacaaataaaaaatattttcatgcaTTCACCTGATAATCATCTAGTTATTTTCAAAGTCACTTTGTAGTGTGCATAACAACGTGAGAAAAACGTGAAAATATTTACCTCCTCAAAATAGTTAAAAGTATACAAATTTAACTAAAATATCTACAGATTTAACTAAAATGTCTACATGCTGCTTTTACAGGCAAACACTTATATATGCAGCATAACTCAAACCAACATTAGACGACCCAGAGTAGGAATTTCGAGTCGATGTGTCTTTTTGACTCACATTTTGACTCACAATTTGACTCACACGGTCC from Tachysurus fulvidraco isolate hzauxx_2018 chromosome 2, HZAU_PFXX_2.0, whole genome shotgun sequence encodes the following:
- the LOC113652675 gene encoding serum response factor-like isoform X3, translating into MEHLSSGNNQILSGSDADSDTAEEEEPGCMERSSEQHRRAGREHGAPAPATGRAMVGGVTGAKPGKKTRGRVKIKMEFIDNKLRRYTTFSKRKTGIMKKAYELSTLTGTQVLLLVASETGHVYTFATRKLQPMITSETGKALIQTCLNSPDSPRSDSAADQRMSATGFEETDLTYQEVNKSAGTVMSSSVETPSTSSAQSESSGTLLPTATCWSVSNGTLVKTSTSATGVVQLPAGFTLLPGTAVSQSTESSEVQNFNSAAGSHSAVMTSSIAGHVICPSAVVYANSASTLTDHPLTHDNLSGCMFSVPQMFLTSPNGTVQIPVSAVPLHSMLINQQNSSSTHTLTELRGVNLDNSKSE
- the LOC113652675 gene encoding serum response factor-like isoform X2, with amino-acid sequence MEHLSSGNNQILSGSDADSDTAEEEEPGCMERSSEQHRRAGREHGAPAPATGRAMVGGVTGAKPGKKTRGRVKIKMEFIDNKLRRYTTFSKRKTGIMKKAYELSTLTGTQVLLLVASETGHVYTFATRKLQPMITSETGKALIQTCLNSPDSPRSDSAADQRMSATGFEETDLTYQVTESDGSIEEKEVNKSAGTVMSSSVETPSTSSAQSESSGTLLPTATCWSVSNGTLVKTSTSATGVVQLPAGFTLLPGTAVSQSTESSEVQNFNSAAGSHSAVMTSSIAGHVICPSAVVYANSASTLTDHPLTHDNLPQMFLTSPNGTVQIPVSAVPLHSMLINQQNSSSTHTLTELRGVNLDNSKSE
- the LOC113652675 gene encoding serum response factor-like isoform X1; translation: MEHLSSGNNQILSGSDADSDTAEEEEPGCMERSSEQHRRAGREHGAPAPATGRAMVGGVTGAKPGKKTRGRVKIKMEFIDNKLRRYTTFSKRKTGIMKKAYELSTLTGTQVLLLVASETGHVYTFATRKLQPMITSETGKALIQTCLNSPDSPRSDSAADQRMSATGFEETDLTYQVTESDGSIEEKEVNKSAGTVMSSSVETPSTSSAQSESSGTLLPTATCWSVSNGTLVKTSTSATGVVQLPAGFTLLPGTAVSQSTESSEVQNFNSAAGSHSAVMTSSIAGHVICPSAVVYANSASTLTDHPLTHDNLSGCMFSVPQMFLTSPNGTVQIPVSAVPLHSMLINQQNSSSTHTLTELRGVNLDNSKSE